Proteins from a genomic interval of Armatimonadia bacterium:
- a CDS encoding DUF3160 domain-containing protein, translating into MRTRLLLCVLVPLVCCGCYVGPASRRSGSELDTGRRIPYAQKMKTSASKAGGARRMLDKNGFVVLGRAESWEITAPYLDQLRPVFITSDAVLYVFHCLFRDGLSEYEKRRLLPELRRMTKAALAAAISEHRQLAGVALLGEPARRNVVLFSVAQALLDGNAPAVESTESADLVAKINAASGFGPYPAEDFTQYLPRGAYAKDPELSRYFRAMKWLSRVMLPVVLGWGDRQPDANLRLRQAYLLGRLCERSEIRPDWQHLYDEISFFAAAPDSITPPDFYSVARRFGDRLDDDWVRKVREEYGKPQYPASAICPVLQGSPGQAPGKYVQFMGERYIPDGEIHQQTTYPYVSDRVIPSGLDIGYALFDSTRADLHLGDQYQQYPGLRPALQRLHQRFAKYEGDAKHPTLYAEWVAALRATVHPDVSAHVPAFFGSDAWQDKALTTVLAAWTYMRHDFVLYAKQPVTPSCAGREVMVEPVPEAYGRLAEMAERLGERQFAGMTDLGQLCRALEAFSRAQIAGRDPWEALSKLSGPQVNWGFYLPSFGQWLLEYFSAHASPEHPAVVMDVATDANTHKVLHAATGPLNLIVARGPGMNGKTQEYSGLVLSYYEFTRDDMQRLTDSQWEQEALVGGRHRQHRPSWVSSYMYRP; encoded by the coding sequence ATGAGGACGCGACTGCTGCTGTGTGTGCTCGTGCCTTTGGTCTGCTGCGGATGCTATGTGGGACCTGCCAGCCGTCGATCCGGCTCAGAGCTCGACACCGGCCGGCGCATACCCTATGCGCAGAAGATGAAGACGTCCGCGAGCAAGGCGGGCGGCGCTCGAAGGATGCTGGACAAGAACGGCTTCGTTGTGCTCGGGCGTGCCGAGAGCTGGGAAATAACGGCGCCCTACCTCGACCAGCTACGCCCAGTCTTCATCACCTCGGACGCGGTGCTCTACGTCTTCCACTGTCTCTTCCGCGACGGTCTCAGCGAATACGAAAAGCGGCGGCTTCTGCCGGAGCTGCGACGCATGACCAAGGCGGCGCTTGCGGCTGCGATCAGCGAGCATCGCCAACTGGCCGGCGTTGCTCTCCTGGGCGAGCCCGCGAGACGCAATGTGGTGCTCTTCTCGGTGGCGCAGGCACTGCTGGACGGGAACGCCCCCGCGGTGGAGAGCACAGAAAGCGCCGACCTCGTTGCCAAGATCAACGCAGCGTCCGGGTTCGGCCCCTATCCCGCGGAGGACTTCACGCAGTATCTGCCGCGCGGAGCCTACGCGAAGGACCCCGAGCTCTCGCGCTACTTCCGAGCGATGAAGTGGCTGAGCCGAGTCATGCTGCCGGTCGTGCTCGGTTGGGGCGATCGGCAGCCTGACGCCAACCTTAGGCTGCGCCAGGCATACCTCCTGGGACGGTTGTGCGAGCGCTCAGAGATCCGCCCGGACTGGCAGCACCTCTACGACGAGATCAGCTTCTTCGCAGCCGCTCCCGACAGCATCACGCCTCCCGACTTCTACAGCGTCGCCCGCCGCTTCGGCGATAGGCTCGATGACGACTGGGTTCGCAAGGTGCGGGAGGAGTACGGGAAGCCCCAGTACCCGGCTTCTGCTATCTGCCCCGTGCTCCAGGGCAGCCCCGGCCAGGCTCCGGGCAAGTACGTGCAGTTCATGGGCGAACGCTACATTCCCGACGGGGAGATCCACCAGCAGACAACCTACCCGTATGTGTCCGACCGGGTTATCCCCAGCGGCCTTGATATCGGTTACGCGCTCTTCGACAGCACTCGCGCGGACCTCCACCTGGGCGATCAGTATCAGCAGTACCCGGGCTTGCGACCAGCGCTTCAGCGCCTGCACCAGCGCTTCGCCAAGTACGAAGGGGACGCAAAGCACCCGACCCTCTACGCGGAATGGGTGGCCGCCCTTCGCGCCACAGTGCACCCAGACGTTTCGGCGCATGTCCCCGCCTTCTTCGGGAGCGACGCCTGGCAGGACAAGGCCCTGACGACGGTGCTGGCAGCCTGGACCTACATGCGGCACGACTTCGTGCTCTACGCGAAACAGCCGGTAACGCCCTCCTGTGCCGGTCGGGAAGTCATGGTCGAACCGGTACCCGAGGCCTATGGTCGTCTGGCTGAGATGGCGGAACGTCTTGGTGAGCGCCAGTTCGCCGGAATGACCGACCTGGGCCAACTGTGTCGAGCGCTGGAAGCCTTCTCGCGAGCACAGATCGCTGGTCGCGACCCCTGGGAGGCCCTCTCGAAGCTCTCTGGCCCACAGGTGAACTGGGGCTTCTACCTGCCCTCCTTCGGGCAGTGGCTGCTGGAGTACTTCTCAGCCCACGCGTCACCGGAGCACCCAGCCGTCGTCATGGACGTCGCCACGGATGCGAACACCCACAAAGTCCTCCACGCAGCGACCGGACCGCTGAACCTCATCGTCGCGAGGGGCCCCGGGATGAACGGAAAGACGCAGGAGTACAGCGGGCTCGTGCTCAGCTACTACGAGTTCACCAGGGACGACATGCAGCGGCTCACGGACTCGCAGTGGGAGCAAGAGGCCCTGGTGGGAGGGAGACACCGCCAGCACCGTCCGTCCTGGGTCAGCAGCTACATGTACAGGCCCTGA
- a CDS encoding DUF6259 domain-containing protein, with product MATAYGVYPEEHEVVENNEERTITVRNRLYSITHSLNQGGAIVGVRYHKGSDRNLLLDACTGEVALAGGGVFSERHDNQTKLTIERRGLEVQLTFEGMLRDAEGRDCGVGYVHTYLHRWGHVRVDKRFSFKPGTRVSRLCLHSWLLQPELCHYGFRPGAPAEVATWTGAFGVCQWGRFTPGKAFDCPCESRFVPRYVCCADPGREGIEWFVGSDLSQWDYQVAGKPGHGSFRLAPHTRQPGVGFSVSVLDIPRGGLTLSGDYTFRYFLGVPLISGQANKLFLHTAFKRKNWPTTEEIRGWAERGIASAHFHHDGDTFRDGQFWRDGSYPPFGPEDMAEYDRVIRDCQQHGIRVATYFSNKELHPSVEEYQQHGADWARLPDDSYQQLHNAYSGDEYGAQMCLRSGWLEFHKAYIDKVLSHHPLDGTYYDWNVALYCHNLRHVPGHEHENPEPGSGDWAQSPAGHWDIEELLDLVAWTRQRVGPDGLMILHNTMVPMAATENYADSIVAMEWGYSRLSSGAPALEDLPLEWSFMGHRSRAVIGYGCLEKDAPERVHRQMTVRSVLTCSPPWPADELATGMFAPLGGRDLSQFRFADPRWAPVQTGDSETAAAVYHRTDEALLVIGNLAENERPVRCCIDTSATDLAPAAEYRVRIGATELSMTAEQLAGQGLETVVGGDDIAVVTISPR from the coding sequence GTGGCTACCGCCTACGGCGTGTACCCAGAAGAACATGAGGTCGTCGAGAATAACGAGGAGCGGACCATTACCGTCCGCAACCGTTTATACTCCATCACGCACAGTCTCAACCAGGGCGGGGCGATTGTCGGCGTTCGCTACCACAAGGGCAGCGACCGCAACCTACTGCTCGACGCCTGCACGGGTGAGGTAGCTCTCGCCGGTGGTGGAGTGTTCAGCGAGCGGCACGACAACCAGACGAAGCTGACTATCGAGCGTCGGGGGCTTGAGGTACAGCTCACCTTCGAGGGCATGCTGCGCGATGCCGAGGGTCGTGACTGCGGTGTCGGCTACGTACACACCTATCTGCACCGCTGGGGACACGTCCGCGTTGACAAGCGCTTCTCCTTCAAGCCCGGCACCCGTGTCAGCCGCCTCTGCCTGCACTCCTGGCTACTCCAGCCGGAACTGTGCCACTACGGGTTTCGCCCCGGAGCGCCTGCCGAGGTGGCTACCTGGACCGGGGCCTTCGGTGTCTGCCAGTGGGGACGCTTCACACCGGGCAAGGCTTTCGACTGCCCCTGCGAGAGCCGCTTCGTGCCCCGGTATGTCTGCTGCGCCGATCCGGGTCGTGAGGGTATCGAGTGGTTCGTCGGCTCCGACCTGTCGCAGTGGGATTACCAGGTCGCCGGCAAACCAGGTCACGGGAGCTTTCGCCTTGCTCCCCATACACGCCAGCCGGGCGTAGGCTTCAGCGTCTCGGTCCTGGACATCCCGCGCGGCGGGCTGACGCTCTCCGGCGACTATACCTTCCGCTACTTCCTCGGCGTGCCCCTCATCTCCGGCCAGGCCAACAAGCTCTTCCTGCACACGGCCTTCAAGCGCAAGAACTGGCCCACCACTGAGGAGATCAGGGGCTGGGCCGAGAGAGGGATCGCCAGCGCTCACTTCCACCACGACGGCGACACCTTCCGCGACGGGCAGTTCTGGCGCGATGGCTCGTACCCACCTTTCGGCCCGGAGGACATGGCGGAGTACGACCGGGTCATCAGGGACTGTCAGCAGCACGGGATTCGCGTAGCGACCTACTTCTCCAACAAAGAACTGCACCCGTCCGTCGAGGAGTATCAGCAGCACGGGGCCGACTGGGCGAGACTGCCGGACGACTCCTATCAGCAACTTCACAACGCCTACTCCGGCGATGAGTACGGAGCGCAGATGTGCCTGCGTTCCGGCTGGCTGGAGTTCCACAAGGCCTACATCGACAAGGTGCTCAGTCATCACCCGCTCGATGGCACCTATTACGACTGGAACGTGGCACTGTACTGCCACAACCTGCGGCACGTGCCGGGGCATGAGCACGAGAATCCGGAGCCTGGTTCGGGCGACTGGGCGCAGTCGCCGGCAGGTCACTGGGATATCGAGGAGCTGCTGGACCTCGTGGCCTGGACCCGACAGCGCGTGGGGCCCGACGGCCTCATGATCCTGCACAACACGATGGTGCCGATGGCGGCGACCGAGAACTACGCCGACTCGATCGTGGCGATGGAGTGGGGCTACTCGCGGCTGTCCTCAGGCGCACCGGCTCTGGAGGACCTGCCCCTGGAGTGGAGCTTCATGGGCCACCGGTCCCGTGCAGTGATCGGCTACGGCTGCCTCGAGAAGGACGCGCCGGAACGTGTTCATCGGCAGATGACCGTGCGTTCGGTCCTGACTTGCTCTCCGCCCTGGCCGGCCGACGAGCTGGCGACCGGGATGTTCGCGCCGCTAGGCGGTCGTGACCTGAGCCAGTTCCGCTTCGCCGACCCGCGCTGGGCACCGGTTCAGACCGGCGACAGCGAGACCGCAGCCGCCGTCTACCATCGGACCGATGAGGCGCTGCTGGTGATCGGCAATCTCGCAGAGAACGAGCGACCCGTGCGCTGCTGTATAGACACGTCCGCAACCGACCTGGCGCCTGCGGCAGAGTACAGGGTGCGCATCGGTGCCACGGAGCTGAGCATGACCGCCGAGCAACTGGCCGGCCAGGGCCTTGAGACCGTTGTTGGCGGCGACGACATCGCGGTCGTCACCATCAGCCCGCGCTGA
- a CDS encoding TIM barrel protein, whose product MGKIPIALQLYSVRGEVQKDLAATLKAVAELGYEGAEPWGYNGEALEWMGHSPAEIRRMYDDTGLTCCGFHLATSALLGDNLSRTIELNRILGNRFLVIAADKPRMSSRETIMELAGILNDASEKLAAEGMFSGYHAHGFDFATVDGEIAWDLLFSNTRKEVIMQMDIGNCANGGGDPIGTLRKFPGRSRSLHLKDFGGPEGSVIGEGKADWDTIFRLCDAEQPVEWYVVEEGGADGLGFEVSGRSLKALRAMGK is encoded by the coding sequence ATGGGCAAGATTCCTATCGCACTTCAGCTTTACTCCGTGCGCGGTGAGGTCCAGAAGGACCTCGCAGCGACCCTCAAGGCGGTCGCCGAACTTGGCTATGAAGGTGCCGAACCGTGGGGCTACAACGGCGAGGCCCTCGAATGGATGGGACATTCGCCGGCCGAGATCCGCCGCATGTACGACGACACCGGCCTGACCTGCTGCGGGTTCCATCTGGCGACGTCAGCCCTGCTCGGTGACAATCTGAGCCGGACGATCGAGCTCAACCGAATCCTGGGCAACCGTTTCCTGGTCATCGCCGCCGACAAGCCTCGCATGAGCTCGCGCGAGACGATCATGGAGCTCGCGGGCATTCTCAACGACGCCTCGGAGAAGCTGGCCGCCGAGGGGATGTTCTCGGGCTATCACGCTCACGGCTTCGACTTCGCGACGGTTGACGGCGAGATCGCCTGGGACCTCCTGTTCAGCAACACTCGCAAGGAAGTCATCATGCAGATGGACATCGGCAACTGCGCCAATGGCGGTGGCGACCCCATCGGCACCTTGCGCAAGTTCCCGGGGCGCTCGCGGTCCCTGCACCTCAAGGACTTCGGCGGACCTGAGGGCTCGGTCATCGGCGAGGGGAAGGCTGACTGGGACACCATCTTCAGGCTGTGTGATGCGGAGCAGCCGGTGGAGTGGTATGTCGTCGAGGAGGGTGGCGCTGACGGTCTGGGCTTTGAGGTGTCAGGCCGGAGCCTGAAGGCGCTGCGGGCAATGGGCAAGTAG
- a CDS encoding TIM-barrel domain-containing protein, producing MPDITLPNGEVLRLEAITPHMFRVRKSRDGCFGEAGLVRYGILRTEWPAVEASITEEGTTFTLSTGQASLTVCKDTGSTRLCRADGSVLVRQPDATSPQQGFRAEFSLAAEDRLYGLGDETRDRLNKRGHQTRMIVRNVASYAPLPFLMSTGGWAVFLNSTWFHQVDAGATCADRLVFSADQGELDYYLIVGETLPVLLDRYTELTGRPALLPQFGYGLTWVCDERGVRARDVLYEAHMFRREGIPLDIVGLEPDWMETHYDFSVNKEWSKERFHQPFWMPHQRPGGFTAALRNMGFKLSLWLCCDYDVTEYEEQLLAPQDAKPGATAISEDRYDEDIVKDPHFHPAYQDRITKLGEPWFAHLRKFVDNGAAAFKMDGSNQICFHPDRKWRNGMEDAEVHNLYPVLLAKQMSQGFVEHTARRAMIYTAGGYTGVQQYAATWAGDTGGDAKPLVSLLNHGLSGHSNTSCDMQVWNKAGIHFGFLQPWSQILCWHQYNQPWFLPPEIYEVFKFYARLRYRLLPYLYSAAHVAHRTGMPILRAMPLVAPEDPRSDELILQYMLGEWLLTCAFTDTIYLPAGKWTDYWTGEIHEGPQELRYEPPADRGGPLFVKAGALLPTWPPMDYVGQRSVETMGLEIFPHEDSGFTLYEDDGITEAYREGQVATTHITCHERDGEVSVDLGPRVGRYEGMPERRLWELTLHLPEGATRVFVNGQEQSLETAEAATGVLRTSVPEGQTR from the coding sequence GTGCCTGACATCACCCTCCCAAATGGCGAGGTCCTGCGCCTGGAGGCCATCACACCCCATATGTTCCGAGTGCGCAAGAGTCGTGACGGCTGCTTTGGGGAGGCCGGCCTCGTACGGTATGGGATCCTCCGGACAGAGTGGCCGGCAGTGGAGGCGAGCATCACGGAGGAGGGCACGACCTTCACCCTCTCGACCGGGCAGGCAAGCCTGACGGTCTGCAAGGACACGGGGAGCACAAGGCTGTGCCGCGCGGACGGAAGCGTGCTGGTACGGCAACCGGACGCCACAAGCCCGCAGCAAGGCTTCCGGGCCGAGTTCTCGCTCGCCGCGGAGGATCGCCTGTATGGTCTTGGCGACGAGACGCGCGACCGGCTCAACAAGCGCGGGCATCAGACGCGGATGATTGTGCGCAATGTTGCGAGCTACGCGCCCCTTCCCTTCCTCATGAGCACAGGTGGCTGGGCCGTCTTCCTCAATAGCACCTGGTTCCATCAAGTAGACGCCGGGGCGACCTGCGCTGACCGTCTGGTCTTCTCGGCGGACCAGGGCGAACTCGACTACTACCTGATCGTCGGCGAGACGCTGCCCGTTCTGCTGGACCGGTACACGGAACTCACCGGCCGACCGGCGCTCCTGCCACAGTTCGGTTACGGCCTCACCTGGGTGTGTGATGAGCGCGGTGTGCGGGCACGCGATGTGCTGTACGAGGCCCACATGTTCCGGCGCGAGGGGATCCCGCTCGATATCGTGGGGCTCGAGCCCGATTGGATGGAGACCCACTACGACTTCTCGGTCAACAAGGAGTGGAGCAAGGAACGATTCCACCAGCCCTTCTGGATGCCTCATCAGAGGCCCGGCGGATTCACGGCGGCTCTGCGCAACATGGGGTTCAAGCTCAGCCTATGGCTGTGTTGCGACTATGACGTGACCGAGTACGAGGAGCAACTGCTCGCGCCGCAGGACGCCAAGCCCGGCGCGACGGCCATCAGCGAGGACCGATACGACGAGGACATCGTCAAGGACCCGCACTTTCACCCCGCCTACCAGGACCGGATCACGAAGCTGGGAGAGCCCTGGTTCGCCCACCTGCGGAAGTTCGTGGACAACGGCGCAGCGGCCTTCAAGATGGATGGCAGCAACCAGATCTGCTTCCACCCCGACCGCAAGTGGCGCAACGGGATGGAAGACGCCGAAGTGCACAACCTGTATCCCGTCCTGCTGGCGAAGCAGATGAGCCAGGGCTTCGTGGAGCACACCGCACGACGGGCAATGATCTACACGGCCGGTGGCTACACCGGCGTTCAGCAGTACGCCGCCACCTGGGCAGGCGACACCGGCGGGGATGCGAAGCCGCTGGTCTCGCTGCTCAACCACGGGCTCTCGGGGCATTCGAACACTAGTTGCGACATGCAGGTCTGGAACAAGGCAGGCATCCACTTCGGTTTTCTGCAGCCGTGGTCGCAGATCCTGTGCTGGCACCAGTACAACCAGCCATGGTTTCTGCCCCCGGAGATCTACGAGGTGTTCAAGTTCTACGCCCGTCTCCGCTACCGCCTCCTGCCATACCTGTACAGTGCAGCCCACGTTGCCCACCGCACCGGGATGCCGATCCTGCGGGCCATGCCCCTCGTCGCGCCGGAGGACCCGCGCAGTGACGAGCTGATCCTGCAGTACATGCTGGGTGAGTGGCTGCTGACCTGCGCCTTCACCGACACGATCTACCTTCCCGCCGGGAAGTGGACTGACTACTGGACGGGCGAGATCCATGAGGGGCCCCAGGAGCTGCGCTATGAGCCCCCTGCCGACCGCGGCGGGCCACTGTTCGTGAAGGCAGGAGCCCTGCTTCCGACCTGGCCTCCGATGGACTACGTGGGCCAGCGCTCAGTGGAGACGATGGGGCTGGAGATCTTCCCACACGAGGACAGCGGGTTCACGCTCTACGAGGACGATGGAATCACGGAGGCATACCGCGAGGGACAGGTGGCAACCACGCACATCACCTGCCATGAGCGAGACGGCGAAGTCAGCGTGGACCTTGGCCCGCGAGTGGGTAGGTATGAGGGGATGCCGGAGCGACGGTTGTGGGAGCTGACACTGCACCTGCCGGAGGGGGCGACACGCGTTTTCGTGAACGGGCAGGAGCAGTCACTCGAGACCGCCGAGGCTGCAACCGGGGTTCTGCGCACGTCCGTGCCCGAGGGTCAGACGCGCTAA
- a CDS encoding class I SAM-dependent methyltransferase, which produces MAPDWAQSAERRGVWRRCVADPGLALHERELALLRDLRDRSVCVLGSGDNEVVFALAGMGAQVTSVDISEEQLDIARQRAESLGLHIAFLRADVTDLSAIPDGTFDLVYTGGHVAVWVSDLRTYYAEATRILRPGGRLVVSEYHPFRRVFGSAEDRLEVEYSYFDRGPHPYDSGQTDSAGDDTPLVQYEFHWTVSDMVTAILSAGCVVDILEEFDDGREEWETAPLTGLPLVLLISGTKQ; this is translated from the coding sequence ATGGCACCGGACTGGGCGCAATCAGCTGAGCGTCGTGGCGTCTGGCGCCGGTGTGTCGCTGACCCCGGCCTGGCGCTTCACGAGCGGGAGTTGGCGCTGCTCCGAGACCTGCGTGACCGCTCGGTCTGCGTGCTCGGAAGCGGGGACAACGAGGTCGTCTTCGCACTCGCTGGGATGGGAGCGCAGGTCACCTCGGTTGACATCTCCGAGGAGCAACTCGATATCGCCCGACAGCGTGCCGAGTCGCTTGGTCTGCACATCGCCTTCCTGCGCGCCGACGTGACAGACCTGAGCGCGATACCTGATGGCACCTTCGACCTGGTGTACACCGGAGGGCACGTCGCGGTCTGGGTCTCAGACCTGCGCACCTACTACGCCGAGGCCACTCGGATCCTGCGCCCCGGCGGACGGCTGGTCGTGAGCGAGTACCATCCCTTCCGGAGGGTCTTCGGTTCCGCCGAGGATCGCCTGGAAGTCGAGTACAGCTACTTCGACCGGGGTCCGCATCCCTACGACAGCGGCCAGACTGACAGCGCCGGCGACGACACGCCACTCGTCCAGTACGAGTTCCATTGGACCGTCAGCGACATGGTCACCGCAATCCTCTCGGCCGGGTGTGTGGTGGATATCCTGGAGGAGTTCGACGACGGGCGCGAGGAGTGGGAGACCGCTCCACTCACCGGCTTGCCTCTAGTGCTGCTGATCTCCGGCACCAAGCAGTGA
- a CDS encoding DUF1284 domain-containing protein, whose translation MRARPHHLIDIITQYGAGQPFEPSAYGHAVHTVAAKVIADPTVAIEFGIGADDICAPCKHLVKGRCDDVIGGFDPPVSKHDYNDALDVRLLEFLGMEEGQVMSFAEYLGVLRSHLEGLAELCHWPGEEPQVRQQKLERGLEKLGA comes from the coding sequence ATGCGCGCAAGGCCCCACCATCTGATTGACATCATCACCCAGTACGGCGCGGGACAGCCCTTTGAACCCAGCGCGTACGGCCATGCGGTCCACACTGTGGCGGCGAAGGTGATCGCTGATCCCACGGTGGCTATCGAGTTCGGCATCGGCGCCGATGACATCTGCGCTCCCTGCAAGCATCTGGTCAAGGGGCGCTGTGATGATGTCATCGGCGGCTTTGATCCGCCCGTCTCGAAGCACGATTACAACGATGCGCTGGATGTGCGCCTGCTGGAGTTCCTGGGGATGGAGGAGGGGCAGGTCATGAGCTTTGCGGAGTACCTCGGGGTGTTGCGCAGCCACCTGGAGGGGCTCGCGGAACTGTGCCACTGGCCCGGTGAGGAGCCCCAGGTGAGACAGCAGAAGCTGGAGCGTGGGCTGGAGAAGCTGGGGGCGTGA
- a CDS encoding DUF6259 domain-containing protein produces the protein MDSSAMCVCREKGTGEIRLEDASGLVALFSGQGQLLGLGREGCAWNFNAPCFGWSLRTEWDYKKPETLRPCGAARVVQPDATHLHLEFDRLQYDDGRQVEASVALEWELVDGLLQGRLERVELPEGLKPAALNFPEVRVPYTRGAQWVVPLDLGMLVDEPLSQALDAEDMSAYRREWTHMQITAWLCEGIGLHLDARDADGWMKAVLLRVGQGTAQLCIEHLLPQPTSGAQEFPGYRVSLAPFVGGWYESAQIYRPWAIQQQWASRGPDQRRGTYVAELACWLWLRGRISNVCPVAKEVARRLELPVALDWYWWHKHPYDTSYPDYFPPREGTDAFRGAVADLQQNNVSVQVYTNGMSWDHDEPRWETEGRKCTTVLRDGEYWGVIYNTWMNRRLMHTCGAAEGWHRQALITADGGAALGLNGLYMDQIAIVGGTTPCFSTEHGHVPGGGCYGVQGFRELFRKVRERHPNLVLSSESVSEVYQDLLDACITLQTSFEASRGARGCKGADLIPLFHAIYHGHAVVFGNYSHIDGITPYDELWPEEARPDPTEERNWHALCPDQFALDMARTVACGCQPLATNLTAAHLSNPELAEDIEFFLELSRFYHAHREWLLWGEMLSPDSLDCETIDVSCIQRTIFTRPSTIEPFTVQRPAVLHSAWRSPDGAAGLFLANYTRSEQTVTISRKDGLVPADGQSTVTLTPRALRLVPLAVA, from the coding sequence ATGGATAGCAGTGCGATGTGTGTCTGTCGGGAGAAGGGGACGGGCGAGATTCGGCTGGAGGACGCCTCCGGGCTGGTCGCTTTGTTCTCCGGCCAGGGGCAGCTCTTGGGCCTCGGACGCGAAGGCTGTGCCTGGAACTTCAACGCTCCGTGCTTCGGCTGGTCCTTGCGTACGGAGTGGGACTACAAGAAGCCTGAGACCTTGCGGCCATGCGGTGCCGCTCGGGTTGTACAGCCCGATGCGACGCACCTGCACCTGGAGTTCGACCGTCTGCAGTACGATGACGGCCGGCAGGTCGAAGCTTCCGTGGCGTTGGAGTGGGAGTTGGTCGACGGCCTGCTCCAGGGACGCCTAGAACGCGTCGAGCTGCCGGAGGGTCTCAAGCCCGCTGCCCTCAACTTCCCGGAGGTGCGCGTACCGTACACCAGGGGCGCACAATGGGTGGTTCCGCTTGACCTTGGCATGCTCGTGGACGAGCCGCTGAGTCAGGCCCTTGACGCCGAGGACATGAGTGCCTACCGGCGCGAGTGGACCCACATGCAGATCACCGCCTGGCTGTGCGAGGGCATCGGACTGCACCTGGACGCGCGCGACGCCGACGGCTGGATGAAGGCGGTTCTTCTCCGCGTGGGACAGGGAACCGCTCAGCTCTGCATCGAGCACCTGCTTCCGCAGCCGACCTCCGGTGCCCAGGAGTTCCCCGGCTATCGCGTGTCGCTGGCTCCCTTCGTCGGCGGCTGGTATGAGTCCGCACAGATCTACCGGCCCTGGGCAATCCAGCAGCAGTGGGCCTCACGCGGGCCAGACCAGCGGCGTGGCACCTATGTGGCCGAGTTGGCCTGCTGGCTGTGGCTCCGCGGGCGCATCAGCAACGTGTGCCCGGTGGCCAAAGAGGTCGCACGACGCCTGGAGTTGCCCGTGGCCCTTGACTGGTACTGGTGGCACAAGCATCCCTACGACACGAGTTACCCCGACTACTTCCCACCACGCGAGGGCACTGACGCCTTCCGCGGCGCCGTGGCCGACCTGCAGCAAAACAACGTCAGCGTTCAGGTCTACACCAACGGCATGTCCTGGGACCATGACGAGCCACGCTGGGAGACCGAAGGTCGCAAGTGCACGACCGTGTTGCGCGACGGCGAATACTGGGGCGTGATCTACAACACGTGGATGAACCGCCGCCTGATGCACACCTGTGGCGCCGCTGAGGGATGGCATCGCCAGGCTCTGATCACCGCCGACGGCGGGGCCGCCCTGGGCCTCAACGGCCTGTACATGGACCAGATCGCCATCGTCGGCGGCACGACCCCGTGCTTCAGCACGGAGCACGGCCATGTGCCTGGTGGCGGCTGCTATGGTGTGCAGGGGTTCCGGGAGTTGTTCCGCAAGGTCCGGGAGCGCCATCCGAATCTGGTGCTGAGCAGCGAGAGCGTCTCCGAGGTCTACCAGGACCTGCTTGACGCCTGCATCACGCTGCAGACCAGTTTCGAGGCATCAAGGGGTGCTCGCGGCTGCAAGGGCGCAGACCTCATCCCGCTGTTCCACGCCATCTATCATGGGCACGCCGTCGTGTTCGGCAACTACTCGCACATCGACGGCATCACACCCTACGATGAGCTGTGGCCTGAGGAGGCCCGTCCCGATCCGACCGAGGAACGTAACTGGCACGCGCTGTGCCCGGACCAGTTCGCGCTCGACATGGCCCGTACCGTCGCCTGTGGCTGCCAGCCCTTGGCCACCAATCTCACCGCTGCACACCTGAGCAACCCCGAGTTGGCCGAGGACATCGAGTTCTTCCTCGAGCTCAGCCGCTTCTACCACGCCCATCGCGAGTGGCTGCTGTGGGGCGAGATGCTGTCGCCCGACTCCCTGGATTGTGAGACCATCGACGTGAGCTGCATCCAGCGGACCATCTTCACGCGCCCCTCAACCATCGAGCCCTTCACTGTTCAGCGCCCGGCAGTCCTCCACAGCGCCTGGCGTAGTCCCGACGGAGCTGCAGGGCTCTTCCTCGCCAACTACACGCGCTCCGAGCAGACGGTGACAATCAGCCGCAAGGACGGCCTGGTCCCAGCGGACGGCCAGTCCACCGTGACTCTGACGCCTCGGGCCCTGCGTCTCGTCCCTCTTGCTGTCGCCTGA